One Pochonia chlamydosporia 170 chromosome 5, whole genome shotgun sequence DNA segment encodes these proteins:
- a CDS encoding alpha/beta-Hydrolase (similar to Glarea lozoyensis ATCC 20868 XP_008079823.1), protein MKAFCFVPLLGISTCYGLHVGQTIRTSSGPVRGHAATDEPGVSAFLGIPYALPPLGKRRFMPPEKYHGDKLIDGNSVGFSCPASTPFSPDDHDFSNYDMALANLTAQGIATLSDLFQLTDTFSEDCLKLNVWVPTGGEAKKAVMIYIYGGGFTYGSTQSNFYDGQHLAAEQDVIVVTFNYRVSILGFHGDPESKNRNPGLLDQRLAVEWVRDNIHAFGGDCSRLTLFGQSAGAASVDHYAYAYASDPIVSGLIMESGAAGFGRSLPPNNAEAWYNVSATLGCGTNATTSPSQILSCLQGKNVKDLYAAIGSYSFGPSIDGITGHADYPSLSKAGKFAQLPVLIGNNDFEAGAYIPIYALKGATLPHEYWVNLTNSEFACPVGARANVSASHDLPIWRYRWFGNFPNTRIFTNPDSGAWHCSEIPFIWNTLPTGAGIPADTKEEISIRKYVQGAWAAFAKSPTDGLAKYKGGWPQFSPFEPTLIRLAYDNVTGTNVAMSGIYDGACLTTYPIA, encoded by the exons ATGAAggctttttgttttgttccACTCTTGGGGATATCAACTTGCTACGGGCTCCATGTTGGTCAGACGATTCGAACATCTAGCGGGCCTGTTCGTGGCCACGCGGCGACTGACGAACCTGGCGTCTCTGCATTTCTGGGTATTCCTTACGCACTACCACCATTAGGAAAAAGAAGGTTTATGCCACCAGAAAAGTACCATGGAGACAAACTTATCGATGGCAACAGTGTC GGATTTTCTTGCCCAGCAAGCACACCCTTCTCTCCAGATGACCATGACTTCAGTAATTACGATATGGCGCTTGCCAATCTGACTGCCCAAGGAATTGCAACTCTGTCAGACTTATTCCAGCTTACAGACACGTTCAGTGAAGACTGCCTTAAGTTGAACGTTTGGGTGCCTACCGGTGGTGAAGCTAAAAAAGCCGTGATGATCTACATCTATGGTGGTGGTTTCACCTACGGGAGTACTCAGAGTAACTTTTACGATGGGCAGCATCTTGCAGCCGAGCAAGATGTTATCGTCGTCACTTTCAA CTATCGGGTCAGCATCCTAGGATTCCACGGTGATCCAGAATCGAAAAATCGTAACCCCGGACTTCTCGACCAGCGGCTGGCGGTGGAATGGGTGAGGGACAATATTCACGCTTTCGGTGGTGACTGCTCACGATTGACGCTATTTGGTCAATCTGCCGGTGCTGCCTCGGTGGACCACTATGCGTACGCCTATGCGTCAGACCCTATCGTCTCTGGCCTTatcatggagtctggtgcgGCTGGTTTTGGTAGATCGTTGCCGCCCAACAACGCCGAGGCGTGGTACAATGTCTCTGCTACACTTGGTTGTGGCACAAATGCGACTACCAGCCCTTCCCAGATACTTTCGTGTTTGCAAGGGAAGAATGTCAAAGATCTGTATGCTGCGATTGGGTCTTACAGCTTCGGACCCAGTATTGACGGCATCACTGGCCATGCCGACTATCCCAGTCTTTCAAAAGCAGGCAAATTTGCCCAACTGCCTGTTTTGATTGGAAATAACGACTTCGAGGCCGGTGCATATATTCCCATATATGCTCTCAAGGGGGCTACACTCCCCCATGAATACTGGGTGAACCTCACTAATTCAGAGTTCGCGTGCCCGGTAGGCGCCCGAGCAAATGTCAGCGCTTCTCACGACCTACCTATCTGGCGCTATCGCTGGTTCGGAAACTTTCCCAACACCAGAATTTTCACAAATCCTGATAGTGGTGCCTGGCATTGCTCCGAGATTCCCTTCATTTGGAACACGCTTCCAACCGGAGCTGGAATTCCTGCAGATACTAAGGAAGAGATTTCGATTAGGAAATACGTTCAAGGGGCGTGGGCAGCCTTTGCAAAATCTCCGACAGACGGATTGGCAAAGTACAAAGGTGGCTGGCCTCAGTTTTCACCGTTTGAGCCGACGCTGATTAGATTGGCCTACGATAATGTGACGGGAACGAATGTTGCAATGTCTGGGATTTATGACGGAGCGTGTCTCACGACGTACCCTATAGCATAG
- a CDS encoding O-methyltransferase (similar to Aspergillus flavus NRRL3357 XP_002384741.1): protein MDREQMIAQHNAIKSNLRTLTDAVEAYSSTFEKNISSDDLEAVGQISQCQVAMVENVKQMQSAIYGPLNMVMLHYEECLRSSSVRTLLEMGVFDALPVDGSGMSAPELAKKLGVDENLLVRLMRVVVPTFFEEPQPEVYTHTANSKVYLDGPLRANFKMMFDEICVASTRMPDFFKKNGYLNPISRSNNPYTFAHDTHGLSMFEFLLQHPDRFNNFNDAMQARSSQTSLPYSLFPFKSKFGEVDTTNETVLLVDVGSGIGQATLAIREACAEIKGKMVMQDQKQVIDGIATPLPPGVEAMAHDFFKPQPVQGALFYYIHRCLHDWPDSDCLVILQHLAAAMSPNVSRLLISEIE, encoded by the exons ATGGACAGAGAACAGATGATAGCCCAGCACAATGCTATTAAATCCAATCTCCGAACCCTCACCGACGCTGTGGAAGCGTATTCTTCCACATTTGAGAAGAATATCTCATCCGATGACCTCGAAGCAGTCGGCCAAATCTCTCAGTGTCAAGTCGCGATGGTTGAGAACGTGAAACAGATGCAGAGCGCCATCTACGGACCCTTGAATATGGTTATGTTGCATTACGAAGAG TGCCTCCGTTCAAGCTCAGTTAGAACACTGCTGGAGATGGGCGTTTTTGATGCCTTGCCGGTCGATGGGAGTGGGATGTCAGCGCCGGAACTGGCTAAGAAGCTAGGGGTTGATGAAAATCTTCTCG TGCGCCTGATGCGTGTAGTCGTACCTACATTCTTCGAGGAACCACAGCCAGAAGTGTACACGCACACGGCAAATTCGAAGGTCTATTTGGACGGTCCCTTGCGAGCCAACTTTAAAATGAT GTTTGACGAGATTTGCGTCGCCAGCACTAGAATGCCCGACTTCTTCAAGAAAAATGGGTATCTCAATCCCATCTCACGGAGCAACAATCCTTATACCTTTGCACACGATACTCACGGCTTGTCAATGTTCGAGttccttcttcagcatccAGATCGattcaacaacttcaacgaTGCAATGCAGGCTCGTTCTTCCCAAACCTCCCTTCCCTACAGCCTATTCCCTTTCAAATCAAAGTTTGGTGAGGTGGATACTACCAATGAGACTGTTCTGCTGGTAGATGTCGGGAGCGGCATAGGCCAGGCCACGCTTGCAATCCGAGAGGCTTGTGCAGAGATCAAGGGCAAAATGGTGATGCAAGATCAGAAACAGGTGATTGACGGGATTGCAACTCCATTGCCTCCGGGTGTAGAGGCTATGGCACATGACTTCTTCAAGCCGCAACCGGTCCAAG GCGCTCTCTTTTATTACATTCATCGCTGCCTGCATGACTGGCCGGATTCAGATTGTCTTGTAATTCTGCAACATCTCGCAGCTGCAATGTCACCCAATGTATCGCGCCTTCTGATATCCGAAATT GAGTGA
- a CDS encoding metalloprotease 1 protein (similar to Neofusicoccum parvum UCRNP2 XP_007589585.1), with translation MFIKSYLLAGSLAATCLGNPLTARQGFCGTAEPSEEERNESRLQIANADVGELMVAGATTTVPTYVHVVAKSNTLEGGYLTRDTILAQMEQLNIDFTGTGFNFSLTDIDWTVNAKWDVSANWIFNGNQTAKKDDMEMRKKLRKGGYGSLNLYVHGSFEGGYCTFPRNVAVGSTGFYADGCYISRLTVPGGSSDTFSQGKVASHEVGHWLYLYHTFQDGCDGAGDEVADTPAEALKQGAQGCPVGSDTCPTLPGLDPIHNHMTYTADTCRTEFTSGQISRMLAAWSTYRAGK, from the exons ATGTTTATCAAGTCGTATCTTCTTGCTGGCTCCCTTGCTGCTACCTGCTTGGGCAACCCGCTTACCGCTAGGCAGGGTTTTTGCGGCACTGCTGAGCCTagcgaggaggagagaaatGAATCTCGCCTACAGATAGCTAACGCAGATGTTGGCGAGTTAATGGTAGCTGGTGCGACTACTACTGTACCTACCTATGTCCACGTTGTCGCAAAATCGAACACTTTAGAAGGGGGCTATCTTACT CGAGACACAATATTAGCTCAGATGGAACAGCTCAACATCGATTTTACTGGAACTGGTTTTAATTTCTCTCTCACAGATATTGATTGGACCGTTAATGCCAAATGGGACGTTAGTGCTAACTGGATTTTCAATGGGAACCAGActgccaagaaggacgaCATGGAAATGAGAAAGAAGCTCCGAAAGGGCGGCTACGGCTCTCTTAACTTATACGTCCACGGCTCTTTTGAGGGAGGGTACTGCACCTTCCCTAGAAATGTCGCAGTCGGCAGTACTGGATTTTATGCCGATGGTTGCTACATTAGCAGGCTCACTGTCCCAGGCGGGTCCAGCGATACTTTTAGTCAAGGAAAGGTGGCATCACATGAAGTTGGCCACTGGCTCTACCTCTATCACACATTCCAAgatggatgtgatggagCTGGCGATGAGGTTGCCGACACTCCCGCTGAGGCATTGAAGCAAGGCGCCCAGGGCTGTCCGGTTGGCAGCGACACTTGTCCTACTCTACCTGGCTTGGATCCTATCCATAACCACATGACTTACACTGCCGA CACTTGCCGTACCGAGTTTACTTCTGGTCAGATCAGCCGCATGCTCGCTGCTTGGTCTACATACCGTGCTGGAAAATAA
- a CDS encoding nitrate reductase (similar to Neosartorya fischeri NRRL 181 XP_001259646.1) has product MPRNWVAQIAEHPGASLEQIQGEPDWRIRHNHRTGFKNHDGRRPGFTEELLREELEDEDVVEDAEKQFERLRRKAHQNKLINFRDLVHGIKDFHLVHPDLRPSGWRYVLESTEDWIKYGQNWPCNLRRQEQQEQKQGDNAEDDEHNAETESSADGTSSDDDQEKPDGDESTSNLATLLKRERKYIDGLESNDGLGKSPQAAARVDLTIDEADQFTPDNWFPRSPELIRVTGSHPVNAESPLTELFTAGLITPNYLHYVRNHGPVPRLHWEFHKLEVLHQNNKHVFSMEDLTTKFYTINIPVFMACDGNRRKELNQIKRSKGFNFGPGAGGCAYWKGVLLRDVLLDAGIDDPLSVQGRRKTDVPRWVNFEGSDDLPEGKYSTCIDLEYAMDPRNDVLLAFQMNDKPLPPDHGYPLRLIIPGYVGGRCVKWLKRIWTSDKENDSYYHIWDNRVLPSFVTDNNGELAEELFRHRSTACNEQILNSVITRPEQGERIPLSTDPAETYRLRGIAFNGGGRIVQRVEASVDGGRSWLYCFRKFPKRPIRHTDKFWTWIHWHVDVPILDLMNAKEIAVRCLDVSNNIQPSELTWNVMGMMNNAYYKVQLEITMSDNENGVGTLLCRHPVEPGSGDGGWMKPSVENTIEQKKLEARAGSTGKRFTREEIEKHDEENDCWIVVDKGVYDATSVLSWHPGGSGIILAHAGRVHQKATEEFNSIHDSYAWEKLNECMIGTVTDKVAKFLDQLKVHEEQAKKASSNNTNQALQEHRWTKVKLIKREEVSPDTRSYTFQLPEGKNVLGLNNGQHIELGFHMQDKMLIRPYTPTLPILPPLQVNGSGNSTSSEELHDGKGTFDLTIKTYFPSQDEPGGAMSNILDTIPINEEVDIRGPKGEIIYSGHGQFSIEGKACNVKYISFVMGGTGITPGYSIISRIVHTGDDNTQIRVLDANNTENDILLKDEFDYFEKHSDGKVKVAHVLAKPDESWGGLKGFVTKDMMQEHLFPPGEDSIVLVCGPPAMITKAVLPGLKELGYVEDENIFGF; this is encoded by the exons ATGCCAAGAAATTGGGTCGCTCAAATTGCAGAGCATCCTGGTGCATCATTGGAGCAAATCCAAGGAGAGCCTGATTGGAGAATCAGGCACAACCATCGCACAGGATTCAAAAACCACGACGGTCGCAGACCAGGATTCACAGAGGAATTGCTTCGTGAAGAattggaggatgaggacgtTGTGGAAGACGCGGAGAAGCAATTTGAACGGCTCCGTCGGAAAGCCCATCAGAATAAGCTCATCAATTTTCGTGACCTGGTGCACGGTATCAAAGACTTTCACTTGGTTCATCCAGACCTTCGGCCCTCAGGTTGGCGATACGTATTGGAGAGTACGGAAGATTGGATCAAGTATGGTCAGAACTGGCCCTGTAACTTGAGACGCCAGGAGCAACAGGAGCAGAAGCAAGGGGACaatgcagaagatgatgagcaTAATGCTGAAACCGAGAGTTCCGCTGATGGAACGTCCAGTGATGATGATCAGGAAAAGCCAGACGGTGATGAGTCAACTTCGAATCTGGCAACACTGCTGAAACGGGAGCGGAAATATATCGACGGTCTAGAGAGCAATGATGGACTCGGCAAAAGTCCACAGGCTGCGGCTCGAGTAGATTTAACAATCGACGAGGCAGATCAATTTACCCCAGACAACTGGTTCCCTCGGTCTCCGGAACTCATCCGTGTTACAGGTTCACATCCTGTGAATGCAGAATCACCGCTGACAGAACTGTTTACGGCCGGTCTCATTACACCAAACTATCTGCACTATGTACGAAATCACGGCCCTGTTCCCCGTCTCCACTGGGAATTTCACAAGCTGGAAGTCCTTcaccaaaacaacaaacatgTGTTCTCTATGGAGGACCTAACGACCAAGTTCTACACCATCAATATCCCTGTGTTCATGGCTTGTGATGGAAACCGCCGAAAAGAGCTGAACCAGATAAAAAGATCCAAGGGTTTCAATTTTGGCCcaggagcaggaggatgCGCTTATTGGAAAGGCGTGTTGTTGCGGGATGTTttgcttgatgctggcatCGATGATCCACTGTCAGTACAAGGACGGAGAAAAACAGATGTACCTCGCTGGGTAAACTTTGAGGGATCAGACGACCTACCTGAAGGCAAATACTCTACTTGCATAGATCTAGAGTATGCCATGGATCCTCGAAACGACGTCCTACTGGCGTTTCAAATGAATGATAAGCCATTGCCGCCTGATCATGGCTATCCCCTACGACTGATCATACCAGGCTACGTGGGTGGGCGATGTGTCAAATGGCTCAAGCGCATATGGACCAGCGATAAGGAGAACGACTCCTATTATCATATTTGGGATAACCGCGTTTTGCCGTCCTTTGTCACGGACAACAACGGTGAACTTGCAGAGGAGTTGTTCCGCCATAGGAGCACAGCATGCAATGAACAAATTCTCAATTCCGTAATCACACGCCCAGAGCAAGGAGAAAGAATTCCCCTGTCGACAGATCCGGCGGAAACTTACCGATTGCGTGGTATTGCATTCAACGGAGGTGGACGCATCGTACAGCGCGTGGAAGCGTCTGTTGACGGAGGTAGATCCTGGCTATATTGCTTTCGCAAGTTCCCGAAAAGACCGATTCGTCACACGGATAAattttggacatggatccATTGGCACGTAGACGTACCGATACTTGATTTGATGAACGCAAAGGAGATTGCAGTTCGGTGTCTGGACGTTTCCAATAATATCCAGCCGTCTGAACTTACCTGGAATGTGATGGGAATGATGAACAACGCGTACTACAAAGTGCAACTGGAAATCACCATGTCTGACAATGAGAATGGAGTTGGTACGCTGCTCTGTCGACACCCAGTTGAGCCTGGGTCCGGTGACGGAGGgtggatgaagccaagcGTAGAGAACACTATTGAGCAGAAGAAACTAGAAGCTCGAGCGGGGTCTACCGGGAAGCGATTCACACGagaagagattgagaagcaTGATGAGGAGAACGACTGCTGGATTGTGGTGGACAAGGGCGTTTACGATGCAACCTCGGTGCTATCATGGCATCCTGGTGGCTCTGGCATTATCCTCGCCCATGCAGGCAGAGTCCACCAAAAAGCCACAGAAGAGTTCAACAGTATTCACGACTCTTATGCATGGGAGAAACTAAATG AATGCATGATCGGCACAGTGACAGACAAAGTAGCAAAGTTCCTTGATCAACTCAAAGTCCATGAAGAACAGGCAAAGAAAGCCTCTAGCAATAACACCAACCAAGCACTTCAAGAACACCGGTGGACAAAAGTGAAGCTCATTAAACGGGAAGAAGTCAGCCCCGACACGCGATCATACACGTTCCAGCTCCCGGAGGGCAAGAACGTCCTTGGTCTCAACAACGGTCAACACATCGAGTTGGGTTTTCACATGCAGGACAAGATGCTCATCAGACCATATACACCCACACTACCTATCCTACCTCCACTTCAGGTTAATGGCTCTGGAAACTCCACGTCATCTGAGGAGCTTCACGATGGCAAGGGCACATTCGATCTCACCATCAAAACGTACTTTCCAAGTCAAGACGAGCCCGGTGGTGCCATGTCCAATATTCTCGACACTATTCCAAtcaatgaagaagttgacattCGCGGCCCAAAGGGAGAGATCATTTACAGCGGGCATGGACAATTCAGCATTGAAGGCAAGGCCTGCAACGTGAAGTACATATCTTTCGTCATGGGCGGAACGGGAATCACGCCAGGATACTCTATTATTAGCCGTATTGTCCATACTGGCGATGACAACACACAAATACGCGTGTTAGATGCGAATAACACGGAGAATGACATTCTGCTCAAAGACGAGTTCGACTACTTTGAGAAGCACAGTGATGGGAAGGTGAAGGTTGCGCATGTACTTGCCAAGCCGGATGAAAGCTGGGGCGGTTTGAAGGGATTTGTGACAAAGGATATGATGCAGGAGCACTTGTTCCCTCCCGGGGAAGACAGTATTGTACTAGTTTGCGGTCCGCCGGCTATGATAACGAAGGCTGTTCTTCCTGGACTCAAAG AACTTGGATacgttgaagatgagaatATATTTGGATTTTAG
- a CDS encoding sugar transporter (similar to Talaromyces stipitatus ATCC 10500 XP_002481933.1): protein MAKGGGLSSRLTGTWLITVITIANACSMAWFGYDQGVFSGVLISADFKKHFPETLDPNISGITSSCFSLGAFFGAIVAFTFGDKLGRKKSVAIGLTCNLVGAILQIVSWHLPQMIIGRIINGFGMGLTSSTCPVYQAECSKPRVRGKLVVVGSMSNTAAFCLANWMNYGLYFQGSALQWRFPLGFQLIFPVIVAIALLFSPESPRWLLLKDRHEEALEVIARLEGKDKTIHDPDVAAQFLSIQSTLEMERKARVSTTEVLLCRDKTQNLRRLLLSCGTQFMQQFSGVNALGYYLPTLLQQSVGLNEQESRLLTGVNGTIYLGAALCCLLIIDRFGRRKMMLYGALTMGSCYLIAALCIKTAESDPSRKGILGRVTTSMFFLYYFFYGTSFAKVPWVYNSEINSLGWRVRGAAAATATNWMGGFIVTQFTKVGANNLKWRFYLMYAILCWSYFPIVYCLYPETSRRTLEDMDEIFIQNPGTFVFGKRVLTQRERPQEFIEAEAQRIADAENKQLGKEIIKDSVTTHYERV from the exons ATGGCGAAAGGCGGCGGGCTCTCCAGCCGTCTCACGGGGACATGGCTCATTACTGTCATTACAATTGCCAATGCCTG TTCAATGGCTTGGTTTGGATACGACCAAGGTGTCTTTTCTGGAGTGTTAATTTCTGCAGACTTTAAGAAACATTTCCCAGAGACGTTAGACCCAAACATTTCCGGCATTACTTCCAGTTGTTTCTCC CTTGgagccttctttggcgccATTGTTGCCTTTACCTTTGGCGATAAACTCGGACGAAAGAAGTCAGTTGCCATCGGTCTGACCTGCAACCTGGTTGGTGCAATTCTACAAATTGTATCATGGCACCTTCCCCAGATGATCATCGGACGAATTATCAATGGATTCGGCATGGGTTTGACTTCATCAACCTGTCCCGTCTACCAGGCCGAGTGCTCAAAGCCCCGGGTTCGAGGCAAATTGGTGGTCGTaggctccatgtccaacacTGCCGCCTTCTGTCTCGCGAACTGGATGAACTACGGTCTGTATTTCCAAGGAAGCGCTCTGCAGTGGCGCTTTCCCTTGGGTTTTCAGCTCATCTTTCCCGTCATTGTGGCTATTGCTCTTTTGTTCTCGCCCGAGTCTCCTCGATGGCTTCTGCTCAAGGACAGACATGAGGAGGCTCTCGAAGTCATTGCTCGGCTCGAAGGCAAGGATAAAACTATTCATGATCCCGATGTTGCTGCCCAGTTTCTCTCCATTCAGTCTACACtcgagatggagaggaaaGCCCGTGTGTCTACTACTGAGGTACTTCTATGCCGTGACAAGACCCAGAACCTTCGACGGCTTCTCCTGTCGTGCGGAACGCAGTTTATGCAGCAGTTCAGCGGAGTTAATGCACTGGGATACTACTTGCCCACTCTCCTACAGCAGAGTGTCGGTCTGAACGAACAGGAATCTCGTCTTCTGACTGGCGTGAATGGTACTATTTACCTTGGAGCTGCGCTGTGCTGCCTATTGATCATTGATCGTTTCGGGCGTCGAAA GATGATGCTGTATGGTGCTCTGACAATGGGGTCATGCTATCTGATTGCCGCGCTCTGCATCAAGACTGCGGAAAGCGATCCTTCACGGAAGGGAATT CTCGGCCGAGTAACAACAtcaatgttcttcttgtactACTTCTTCTACGGCACTAGCTTCGCCAAGGTCCCGTGGGTTTACAACTCCGAGATCAACTCACTAGGCTGGCGGGTTcgtggtgctgctgctgccacggcCACCAACTGGATGGGAGGGTTCATCGTGACCCAATTCACCAAAGTCGGTGCAAACAACCTCAAATGGAGGTTTTATCTGA TGTATGCCATTCTCTGCTGGTCTTACTTTCCGATCGTGTATTGCCTCTACCCTGAAACGTCGAGAAGGACTTTGGAAGATATGGACGAAATTTTCATTCAGAATCCTGGTACATTCGTATTTGGCAAGAGAGTATTGACGCAACGAGAGCGACCACAGGAATTTattgaagctgaagcacAGCGTATTGCGGACGCAGAGAACAAGCAGCTGGGCAAGGAGATCATTAAAGATTCTGTCACGACCCATTATGAGCGTGTGTAA
- a CDS encoding NADP-dependent alcohol dehydrogenase 6 (similar to Magnaporthe oryzae 70-15 XP_003718886.1): protein MYPNTFEGFAIPSAKEWNSPKRYEFKPKPFGDHDVDVKIIACGVCGSDVHTATGGWGNKIWPVIPGHEIIGYATKVGPKVTAIKVGQRVGVGAQISACLDCDTCKNDNETYCKKQQDTYASVYPDGTIAHGGYSSHIRAHEHFTFPIPEGLQTELVAPMLCAGLTAYSPLVRNGVGPGKKVGILGIGGIGHFGILFAKALGATTYAISRSRSKEADARKMGADGFIATKEQNWAEAHEMTFDFILSTTSSDEGFDLAPYLSLLKTHGRFIAVGLPEGEGWKVRPQSLLANGCLIGSSHLGSRKETLEMLKLADEKQIKSWVETIPVGEEGVKEALERVHNGNVRYRFTLVDYDQQFQ from the exons ATGTATCCCAACACTTTTGAAGGCTTTGCTATTCCATCAGCCAAAGAATGGAATAGTCCAAAACGATACGAG TTTAAGCCAAAACCATTTGGAGACCACGACGTCGACGTCAAGATCATCGCATGCGGTGTCTGCGGTTCAGACGTACACACCGCAACTGGTGGATGGGGAAACAAAATTTGGCCCGTGATTCCCGGACACGAAATCATCGGCTATGCCACGAAGGTCGGGCCCAAGGTCACGGCAATCAAGGTCGGACAGCGTGTTGGCGTTGGTGCCCAGATATCCGCATGCCTCGACTGCGACACTTGCAAGAATGACAATGAAACATACTGCAAGAAACAGCAAG ATACATACGCCTCAGTCTACCCGGACGGCACCATCGCTCATGGTGGCTACTCATCCCACATCCGCGCCCACGAGCACTTCACGTTCCCTATTCCAGAGGGTCTGCAAACGGAACTTGTTGCGCCTATGCTTTGCGCGGGATTAACTGCCTACTCGCCACTGGTTCGAAACGGAGTCGGACCAGGCAAGAAAGTTGGAATTCTTGGAAT CGGCGGTATTGGACACTTTGGCATTCTTTTCGCCAAGGCTCTCGGCGCAACTACCTACGCCATTTCCCGGTCGCGCTCAAAGGAAGCCGATGCTCGGAAAATGGGAGCGGATGGCTTCATTGCCACCAAGGAACAAAATTGGGCAGAGGCTCACGAGATGACGTTTGACTTTATTCTTTCCACCACATCCTCGGATGAGGGGTTTGATCTTGCGCCTTATTTGTCACTTCTCAAGACTCACGGGCGCTTTATTGCGGTTGGACTCCCTGAGGGAGAGGGCTGGAAGGTTCGTCCTCAGAGTTTGCTGGCGAATGGGTGCTTGATTGGTAGTAGTCACTTGGGAAGTCGAAAGGAAACGTTGGAGATGCTAAAGTTGGCGGATGAGAAGCAGATTAAGAGTTGGGTTGAGACAATCCCTGTTGGAGAGGAGGGTGTAAAGGAGGCTTTGGAGAGAGTTCATAATGGAAATGTGAGGTATCGGTTTACCTTGGTGGACTATGATCAACAGTTCCAGTGA